A single window of Neurospora crassa OR74A linkage group VII, whole genome shotgun sequence DNA harbors:
- a CDS encoding 2-dehydropantoate 2-reductase translates to MGSVDANKKLQVLLVGSGGIGTMVAYALEKGGKAEVAAVLRSNFEAVFENGFTIHSVDHGEVRDWRPTSILDSIPSVNEESWRAPYDYVIVATKNIPDIPPQITDIIAPAITPGHTAIVLIQNGLNIERPFFSAFPANPILSGITFSGAIESPPGTINHHNHERTFIGVFDNPIATSYSQKSRAIAAARRLVDAYTACGPEVDCTYEPDVAYSRWRKLLYNASYNGVAAILGMDTSRMRFTEHIIDDLIRPLMQEIRATAKAAAGVELEEKLIETMITADGYDKFFKPSMLQDVEKGRFIEFENLVGEPLREAERVGVETPTLKVVYGLLKGLQFKARERYLEDMVVPRSGEGLRYGGFEKS, encoded by the exons ATGGGCTCCGTTGACGCGAACAAGAAGCTGCAAGTGCTCCTCGTGGGCTCGGGAGGCATTGGTACCATGGTTGCCTACGCCCTCGAGAAAGGAGGCAAAGCCGAGGTAGCCGCGGTTCTTCGGTCCAACTTTGAGGCTGTCTTCGAGAATGGCTTTACCATTCATTCGGTCGACCACGGTGAAGTCAGGGACTGGCGTCCAACTTCAA TTCTTGATAGTATCCCCTCTGTCAATGAGGAGTCATGGAGAGCCCCTTACGACTACGTCATCGTAGCCACCAAGAACATACCCGACATCCCGCCTCAAATCACTGATATCATCGCACCTGCCATTACGCCCGGCCACACTgccatcgtcctcatccaaAACGGTCTCAACATCGAGCGTCCCTTTTTCTCCGCCTTCCCCGCCAACCCCATCCTTTCCGGCATCACCTTTAGCGGCGCCATCGAGTCACCCCCAGgcaccatcaaccaccacaaccacgaaCGCACCTTCATCGGCGTCTTCGACAACCCTATCGCAACCTCATACAGCCAAAAATCCAGGGCCATTgccgccgcccgccgcctcGTCGACGCCTACACCGCCTGCGGCCCCGAGGTTGACTGCACCTACGAGCCGGACGTGGCTTACTCCCGCTGGCGTAAGCTGCTGTACAACGCCTCGTACAATGGCGTGGCCGCAATCTTGGGCATGGACACGTCGCGCATGCGCTTCACCGAGCACATCATCGACGACTTGATTCGGCCGTTGATGCAGGAGATTCGAGCGACGGCGAAAGCGGCGGCCGGCGTGGAGCTCGAGGAGAAGCTGATCGAGACCATGATCACGGCGGACGGGTATGATAAGTTCTTTAAACCGAGCATGCTGCAAGATGTGGAGAAGGGTAGGTTTATCGAGTTTGAGAACCTCGTGGGCGAACCGCTCAGGGAGGCAGAGAGGGTTGGGGTGGAGACGCCGACGCTTAAGGTTGTCTATGGATTGTTGAAGGGTCTGCAATTTAAGGCAAGAGAAAGATACTTGGAGGATATGGTGGTGCCGCGGAGTGGTGAGGGATTGAGGTATGGAGGTTTTGAGAAGTCTTAG